The genomic DNA GTTCATCGTGTCGGCCGCGACGTGCGCCGGCTTCTCGATCTGGTCGAGCACCTCGATCTGGAGCGAGGGATGGATGTTCCCGAGGAAGACCATCCTCTCCTTCCGGTACCGCTCCGGAAGGACCGGATGGAAGTCCTCGAAGACGTTGAGGCACGTGCGGAGCGATTTCCGGTCGTTCGGATCGGCGCCGTACTCCGCCTCGTACACGAAGGTCTTGCCCGGCAGGACCTCGAGCCCCTCGGTATCCACGCCGCGCTCGCGGAGGAAGCGGTATCCCTCCTCCGGGAAGTCCTCTCCCACCACCGCGACAATCCGCACCGGCACGTAGTACGACGCGGTGCCGGCGAAGTAGACCGCCGACCCGCCGATCGCGCCGCGCGATTCCCCGTGCGGGGAGCGGATCGAGTCGAGGACGATGGAACCGACCGCGAGGATCGACATGCGTCTTCCTCTACATGCTCTCCGGGGCCGAGACCCCGAGGAGATCGAGGCCGTTCCGGATCACGATCCGCACGGCGCGCGCGAGTGCGAGCCGAGCGCCGGTCACCTCCTCGCGCTCGCCGACGATCTTCGCCCGGTGGTAGTACGCGTGAAAACGCGAAGCGAGATCGCGGAGGTACGCGGGGATCCGGTGCGGTTCCCTCGTGGAGGCCGCGCCGGCTACCGTGTCCGGGTACGCGTCGAGGAGGCGAAGAAGATCGATCTCCGCCTCGTGCGCGAGCGTCTCGAAACCCGCGCGGTCGATCCGCTCCGGGTCGACGCCGGCGGCGCGCGCGTGGGCGAACACGCTCGAGATCCTCGCGTGCGCGTACTGGACGTAGTAGACCGGGTTGTCGAGGCTCCGGCTCTTGGCGAGATCGAGATCGAAGTTCAGATGGCTGTTCGGACGGAGCATGACGAAGAAGAAGCGCGCTGCGTCCGTTCCGACCTCCTCGAGAAGATCCTCGAGCGTGACGAACTCCCCGGCGCGCTTCGACATCTTCACCGTCTCGCCGCCGCGGAGCAGGTTCACCTGCTGCACGATGAGGATCTCGAGCCACTCCATCTCCTTGCCGAGCGATTGAACCGCCGCCTGCATGCGCGGGACGTGCCCGTGATGATCGGGGCCGAGGATGTCGATCACATGGTCGTATCGGCGCGCCGCCTTGTCCGCGTGGTACGCGATGTCGGCGAGGAAGTAGGTCGGCTGTCCTGTGGAGCGGACGACCACTCGGTCCTCGTCGTCGCCGTAGCGGCTCGACCGGAACCAGCGCGCGCCTTCCTTCTCATACAGATCGCCCGCGCGCTCGAGGATGTCGAGCGTTCGGTTCACGGCGTCCGACGCGTGAAGCTCCGACTCGCGGTACCATCGATCGAAGCGGACCGAAAAGGCGGCGAGCCCCTCCCGCTGTCCTCGAAGGACCCGCTCGACGAGCCAGGCGCGAAGAAGAACGCGGAAGGCTTCCGGCGAAACGCGCGCGGGGAGAGGGAACCCCGCCGCCGCGGCCGCCTTCTTCGCCTCGTCGATCTCCCCCCGTTCGATCGCCCCGACCGCCGTGAGGATCTCCCCCGCGTCCTCCGGGCGGAGACCCGACGCGTTGATCGGGAAGAGAGCATCCAGAGCGCGCTCCGATTCGCGCGCGAGCGTCTCGACGTACGCCCCGCGATATCCTTCTTCCGGGAAAGTCCCCTTCCCCCCCTCGCGGTGCCACAAGACCGAGTCGACGAGACGGTCGACCTGTGTTCCGTGGTCGTTCACGTAGAACTCCCGCTCGACCCGGGTCCCCGTCGCCTCGAAGAGGCGCGCAAGGGTGTCCCCCACCGCCGCCGCGCGCGCGCTCACCACGTTGAGCGGGCCGGTCGGGTTCGCGCTCACGAACTCGATCTGCAGGCGCGAGGGGCGCTCCGCGCGGCTTCGGCCGTAGGATGCGTTCTCGGCGAGGATATGCGCGAGAAGCTCGTGGTAGGCCGAGGGATGGAGCGTGAGGTTCAGGAAACCGGGCCCCGCCGTCTCGACGCGCGCGAAAAGCGGGTTCCCCTCGAGGTCGGCCGCGAGCTCGCCGGCGATCGTCCGCGGGGGGACGCGAAGCTGCTTCGCGAGGACGAACGCGGCGTTCACCGCGAAGTCCCCATGCTCCTTCCCGCGGCCCGCCTCGACGCGCACCTCGGAGAGATCCGCCTCCGGCCGGCGTTTCCGGAGCGCTTCCCGAACGGCCTCCTCGACGCGCCGGCGCAGCATCGCTTCACTCCTCAATCGTTTCGAGGGGCGCGTCGCCCCAGAGCCGCTCCAGCGAGTAGAAGTCGCGGAGCTCCTTGAGGAAGACGTGCGCGACGACGTCGATGCAGTCGATGAGAACCCACCGCCGTTCTCGGAAGCCCTCGATGTGGTTGACGCGGATCCCGGCCGTCTCGAGCCCGTCGACGACCGCCTCGGAGATCGCGCGGACCTGCACGTCGGTCTCGCCGCTCCCCACGACGAAGAAATCGGCGGCGGTGGAAAGCGACCGGAGATCGAGGACGACGACGTCGGTCGCCTTCTTCGTGAGCATGAGGCGGGCCGCCGATCGGGCGACCCGGCGCGCCGACGGGGACGCGGTCTTCTTGTTCGAGCGGGACGTCGGTGTCATTCGGTTTTCCGGAATCCTCGAAAGCCGCAACGGGACGAGATCCTAGCACAATCGGGGAACGCTTCTCAAGGGGAAGACCGGCGTGGTCTCTCCGCGGGCGATAGCCGAGCGAGAAGCGTCCTTCGGGCGAGCCGGGGAGGGTCCCTTGGACGAACACGCGCCGCCCGTCCGTTCGGATCGTGATCGCGCCCTCGAGGTCTGTGCGGCGTGCCTGGCATCCGGCCGCTCGAAGACGCACGAGGACCGAAGGGTCCGGGTGGCCGTACCGGTTCCCCTGCCCCGCCGAGATCACCGCGACCGCCGGTCGAAGCTCGCGGAGAAACTCTGTCGTGCATCCCCCTTTCGCTCCGTGGTGGGGCGCGACGAGGACCGTCACCGGATCGAGAAGCCCCGCGCGCGCGAGGTGCCGCTCGATCGCGGGGGTCGTGTCGCCGGGGAAGAGCGCCGAGAAACGCTCGTAGCGAAGGAGGAGCACGACCGAGGAGGCGTTGCTCCCCTCCTCTTCCCCGAGCCGTCCTTCCGGCGCGAAGAGGACATCGAGGGTCGCGCCCCTTCCGAACACGAACCGCCCCCCGCATCGGGCCGACATGCGGGCGGTTCCCGAGTGCTCGGCCGTTGAATCGTAAAGCATCGGAAGAGGCTCGTTCGCGGAGAGGCCGCAGTCGAGGAGGAACCGGGGCGCTGTCCGATCGAGGATGGCGACCGCACCCCCCGCGTGGTCCGCGTCCGGATGGCTGATCGCGAGGAGATCGAGCCGAGCGGCGCCCCGCCTTCGGAGAAAGGGGAGCACCGTCCATTGTCCCGCGTCGTGGTGCGGCGAGCGCGGTCCCGCGTCGAAGAGGATGCGCTCGCCTCCGGGGAGCTCCGCGACAGCCGCCGATCCTTGCCCGACGTCCAGGATCGTCAATCGGAGCGGATACGGATCGCGAGCCGGAAGGAGCGGGAGAAGGAGGAGAAGAAGGGACGGGGCTCGAAAGCGCTTCGCCCTCCACGCGAAACCGACCGGGAGGAGAAGGAGCAGGAAGAGAGCCGCGCGGTCGGCGACCGCGGCGGAGAACGGGACAGGACCCGGCAGCGTCGAGACGGCTCGATCGACGACCAACCGGAGAAGCGCGAGCGATCCCCACGCGGCGTCGCCGAGCAGGCGGTCCGCGGCCGGGTGGAGCTGTCCCGCCGTCAGCCAGGCGGAGCCGGCGGCCAGGGAGAGCGCCGTGAAAGGGGTCGCGAGGAGGGTGGCCGGCGCCCCGGCGGGAGCGTACACGCCGAAGTGGTGGAGAACGACCGGAAGGGTCGCCGCTTGCGCGGCCAGGCTGACGAGGAGCGGCGCGGCGAGGAAGCGTCCCCACCATCGCCCGGACAATCGAGCCGCGAGCGGGAGGATCGCGAGGATCCCGGCCGTCGCCGCGAAGGAGAGCCGGAAGGAGAGATCCCACGGAGCCGCCCCATCCGCCGCGATCGCGGCGAGAGCCGCCGCCCCGAGCGTGTTCCACCGATCGACCGGGCGCCCGAGAAGCCGCCCCGCGGCGAGGAGGCTCGCCATCACGAGCGCGCGGAAGAGCGAAACCGGGAAGGAGGCGGCCGCACCGAACCCCCAGAGGATCGCGACCGCGACGGGCGGGGTCCATCGTCTCCCGAGAACGAGCGAGAGGGGCGCCGCCGCCACGCCGTAGAGGATCGCGAGGTGGAGGCCTGAGAGCGCGAGAAGATGCGAAAGGCCGGTTGTGCGAAACGCATCGACCGTTTCGGGGTCGAGGGCGCTCCGATCGGCGAGGAAAAGGGCGAGAAAGAGCCCCTCCTCCCTCCCGCCGATCCGCTCGGCGGCTTCTCGGATCGCGGAGCGGATCGGGCCGAGCGGCGAGCGGCGGGCCCGCACGTCGATCGTTCGTGCATGAAGGAAGGCGGTCCGGCCGCGCCGCCGGTCGAGGGCGAAGCGGTCCGGCTCCCCCGGGTTTCTCGGGAACGGAAAGGCGCCGAGCGCTCCTTCCACGACGACCCGCTCGCCCGGGTTCGGCGCCGGCTCGTCGAAGGGCGGCCGCAAGGTGAGCGTCCGCCCGGCGAGCGTCCCCTCGCTCGGCCGAAAGAGAACGGTGCGCGGCGCGCCCCCCCTCCCGCCGATCGTGCCGCGCATCACGACGGGGATGCCCTTCTCCGGGAAAACAAGAGGAGGAGGCGCCGCGGTTCGGGCGGAGAAGAGGAGCGAGGGAAGAGCGAGAAGAGCGACGCGGCCTGCGAGGGGGGTCTTTCGCCTCCCCGACAGAAGGAAGAAGAGGATCGCTCCCGCTGGTGCCCCAAAGGCGAGCGCCGGGGGGGGCTCGGTCCGATCGGCCGCGATGATTCCAGGTAGCAGAAGAAGCAAGAGGGTGAGGGTGGGTCGTTTCCACATGGGGTTAGGTGGAGGGTTTCGGAGGGTCACCGCCCTTCGGACCGCCTCCCCCGGCGGCGGCCACTTCCCGCAACGCGCGTGCCGGACGTTCCGTCTCCGGACACGAAAGGTAGGTCGCGACCGGGCGCGCAGTTCCGAATCGCACCCCGGCCGCCGGGCGGGCGCCGGCGACCATTCGTTAGGCGCGCGCCGCCCCTGGGGGACCACGAGGTGTTCGCCTGTGCTACGATACTCGCGACCGCGGCGGAGCCCCCACGGCGCGGAGGAGACGAGCATGACCCGCCGCCTGACCCTGACCGAGTTCATCATCGAGGAACAGCGCGTGCACCCCGGTGCGACGGGGGATTTCACCGGTCTTCTCTCCGACCTCGCGCTCGCGGCGAAGCTGATTGCGCGCGAGGTCCGATCGGCGGGGCTTGGGGACATTCTCGGAGCGGCCGGATCGACGAACGTGTCCGGGGACGAGGTGAAGAAGCTGGATCTCTTCGCCCACGAGACCCTCGTGAACGTTCTCGAGCGGGGAGGGCATCTGGCGGTGATGGCATCCGAGGAACGGGAGGGGCCGATTCCGATTCCGGAGGCGTATCCGGCCGGGAAGTACGTCGTCCTCTTCGACCCGCTCGACGGCTCCTCGAACATCGACGCGAACGTCGGCGTCGGGACGATCTTCTCTATCTTCGGGCGCGCCGGCGAAGGCGCGCGCGGAGGGATCGAGGATCTCCTCCAGCCGGGGAACCGGCTTCTCGCCTCCGGGTACGTGATCTACGGCTCGAGCACCGTGTTCGTCTACACGACCGGGTTCGGCGTCCACGGGTTCACGCTCGACCCGACGATCGGCGAGTTCATCCTCTCGCACGACGCGATCGAGACGCCGGAGAAGGGAAGGATCCTCAGCGCGAACGAGGGGAACCTCTCCCTTTGGCCCGAAAGGGCGCGCGCATATGTTTCGTATCTAAAAGAAGAGGATCCTGAGGGCGGGCGCCCCTATCGCTCGCGCTACGTCGGTTCGCTCGTCGTCGACTTCCACCGCAATCTTCTCCAAGGCGGCATCTTCCTCTATCCGGAGGACTCGAGAAACCTGGAGGGGAAGCTCCGTCTTCTCTACGAGGCCGCGCCCCTCGCGTTCATAGCCGAGCAGGCGGGAGGGCTCGCCTCCACCGGCAGGGAGCGGGTTCTCGACGTTCTCCCCTCGGTCCTTCACCAGCGCGTCCCCCTCGCGATCGGAAGCGCGGCGGATGTCCGTCTCTACGAGCGGTTCGTCCGCGGAGAGCGGCCCTAACCGTAATCCCACGGAAACACTTCCGATGTTTTTCGGCCGGGCCCCGGTCAAGGGGGCGCCGGCTCGGACACCCCTCGCGTGCCGGCGGCCGCGCGACGAGCTAGAACAACGTGTAGATGAAGGGAGCGATCGCCGACCCCTCGGAGAGGACGATGAGAAGGCTGAGGAGAACGAGGAGGATCAGGATCGGGGCGAGCCACCACTTCTTCCGGTGAAGGAGGAACTCGAGGAGCTCGGCGAGAATCGACGCTTTTCCCATCGTGCCGCGGGGCGTCGCCCCCGCCTCCTTCGCTCGGCGGACCGTCCCTGGAGACGTCCGGCCGAAGAACAACGGCCCGGTCCTTTTGCTTGATAGATGAAAAGAAGCTCCCGGAGGGTCCGGGAGCTTCCCGTCGTCCGCTGGATCAGCTCTTCTTGGCCGCCGCCTTCTTCACCGATTTCCGGATGAGAACGACCCCGTTCTTTGCCCCGGGGATCCCGCCCGCGATGTAAAGGAGGTTCTGCTCCTTCATCACCTCGACGACGCGGAGGTTCTGGATCGTTCTCCGCGCGGCGCCCATGTGGCCCGGCATTTTCTTCCCCTTGAAGAGACGCCCGGGGGTCGCGCACATGCCGATCGATCCGCCGTGGCGGAAGTATTCGTGCGTCCCGTGCGTCATGTTCTTTCCGGAGAAGCCGTGCCTGCGGATCACGCCGGCGAATCCCCTCCCCTTCGTCCGGCCGGTCACGTCGACGAAGTCCCCCTTCTCGAAGATCTCGACCGTGAGAGCGCCGCCCGCCTCGAGCCCTGCCGCCTCTTCCTCCGTGATGCGGATCTCCCGGAGGAGGCGAGTCGGCTCGACCCCCGCCTTCTTGAGATGGCCGGAGAGGGGCCGGTTCGTCCGCTTCTTCCGCCGCGTCCCAAAACCGATTTGCAGGGCGCTATACCGCTCCTTCGCGACGGTCTTCTTCTGTACGATGGGGCACGGGGCGACCTCGACGATCGTGACGGGGACGATGCGCCCCCCCTCTTCGAACCGCTGGGTCATCCCGATCTTCTTGCCCAGTAGGGCCATCGGCATGGCGTAACCTCCAACTCACAGGGATCGATTTCTTCCAGTCCAGAAGCGGAAGTATGCAGGGGAAGGACGATCCTGTCAAACGTTTCTTGGGCCATCGCATCCGTCCCCCTCCCGTCCAGGCGGAGCGGGGCTTCGCGGGTAGTTGTCCTCACCGGGTCCGGCGGGCGCGGGCTTCCCCTCCCGCGGGGAACGCGCCGCCGCGAGCGGGTTACCGCGGCGGCCCCCGGCCGTTTCTCGACGCGGTCCCGGGCACGGCCTCGCACGCCGATGCGGGCCCCTCCGCCGGTTTCGCCGTCGCGGGGTTTCGGCTCCTCGGGCCCTTCCCACCGCTCGGGCGCCGGGCGGAACAGGATCCGCCCGGCCGTTGGAACCCTGCGGCGACTTCGCCTCGCCCATGCGCGCGTTGACAACATGACAGAGGCGCTCCAATCTCGGGACGGCGCGGTTCCGGCCGGCGGCACGGGGATTCCTTGAACGCCGGCGGGGACGGAGCCGTCTATGGGATCGAGTGCCGGACCGGGGAGGGACAGGTTGGCACAACAGATGGAGCCGACCGACGCGGTTCTCGTCGGGCGCGTCCTGGACGGCGACGTGGGCGCCTTCAACCGGCTGATGGCTCGTTGGGAACGCCCGGTCTACAACTTCGTCTACCGCGTCGTGGGGCACGACGAGGACGCGAAGGATCTCGTCCAGGAAACGATCCTCCGGGTGTTCAACGGGCTGTCGCGGCTCCAGGATCCGAACAGGTTCCCGGCGTGGCTGTTTCGGATCGCGCACAATGTCTGTCTCGATCGTCTCCGGAGCGGGCGGAACCGGGCCTCGGTGTCGACGGACGCGCTCCCCGAGGGAGGCCTCGACCGGCTCCTGGCGGAACGGGCGGATCATCCTCCGCGGAACGGCGATCCGGAAGAGGTCGTCTACCGCAAGGAGATCGCGAAGATCCTCATGCGCGCTCTCCAGAGCCTCTCGGAGGAACAGAGAACGGCGATCGTGATGCGCGAGTACAACGGATACAGCAGCCGGGAGATCGGCGAGATCTTGGGAATCCCGGTCGGAACGGTTCGATCACGAATCTTTCACGGTCTGAGGAATCTCAATCGAGTCCTTAGGCGGTTCGGGTTGGAAGAAGGGAGGTGGCCGTAGGTGCTTCGCGAGGAAATGGAACAGCTGTTGGTCGGGTTGGTCTACGGCGAGTTGACCGAGGAGGAACGGGAGAAGGTCGAGGAGGAAATCGCGCGGAATCCCGAGTGGGCGGGGGTGCTTGAAGAGCTTCGCCGGACGTCGGGTGTTCTCCGGGTCTGGGAGCATGAGGAGCCCGCGGTGCGTCATCTCGTGAGCGCGCCCGTGCCGGGAAGCTTGCCGCGCCTCGCGCGCCGCGCGAGGCCGCTCCGCAGCCCAGCGCTTCTCTCGGCGGCGGCGGGGATCGCGGCGGCGCTCCTTCTCATCCTGCTGAACGCCGAGGTGGGGATCGAGGCGGGCCGGTTTCACCTCTCGCTTGGAAGAGAACCCGCCCCACTCGTCCTTCAGGACGCGGCCCTCGAGGAGCCGTCGGACCTGGGATCGTCGGGAGGCCCCTTCGTCACCGAGGACGACTTCCTCCGGAGCCAGGCGGAGTTGATCCGCTTCGTGGCGGCGCTTCTGTCCGAAAGCGAGGACCGCCAGACCGATCGATTCCTCACGGCTCTCGCTCAGTACGCGCGCGACGCTGAAGTGCGCCGAGACGGAGATCTCGTGTTCATGGATCGAAGGCTCGGGGTGGTGGAGCAAGGCGCGCGCGATCTCCTCGAACGGGTGAGCGCGGACTTCCCTCTCACCGAGATTCGGCTGCGGCCGGGAGACGAACGATGAAGATCACGAGGGCATTCTCGGTGTTCGCGATCGCGGCTCTCGCTCTCCCCAGCTCGGCCGAGACCGTCCCCCGCAAGAAGATCGCCGTGCTCGAAAAGGCGTTCGACGCGACCCTGGTCGAGAGCGCGAACGCTCTCGTCCGGAGAGGAGAGATCGCCTACGGGGTTCACATC from Candidatus Eisenbacteria bacterium includes the following:
- a CDS encoding sigma-70 family RNA polymerase sigma factor; translated protein: MAQQMEPTDAVLVGRVLDGDVGAFNRLMARWERPVYNFVYRVVGHDEDAKDLVQETILRVFNGLSRLQDPNRFPAWLFRIAHNVCLDRLRSGRNRASVSTDALPEGGLDRLLAERADHPPRNGDPEEVVYRKEIAKILMRALQSLSEEQRTAIVMREYNGYSSREIGEILGIPVGTVRSRIFHGLRNLNRVLRRFGLEEGRWP
- a CDS encoding ComEC/Rec2 family competence protein, which codes for MWKRPTLTLLLLLLPGIIAADRTEPPPALAFGAPAGAILFFLLSGRRKTPLAGRVALLALPSLLFSARTAAPPPLVFPEKGIPVVMRGTIGGRGGAPRTVLFRPSEGTLAGRTLTLRPPFDEPAPNPGERVVVEGALGAFPFPRNPGEPDRFALDRRRGRTAFLHARTIDVRARRSPLGPIRSAIREAAERIGGREEGLFLALFLADRSALDPETVDAFRTTGLSHLLALSGLHLAILYGVAAAPLSLVLGRRWTPPVAVAILWGFGAAASFPVSLFRALVMASLLAAGRLLGRPVDRWNTLGAAALAAIAADGAAPWDLSFRLSFAATAGILAILPLAARLSGRWWGRFLAAPLLVSLAAQAATLPVVLHHFGVYAPAGAPATLLATPFTALSLAAGSAWLTAGQLHPAADRLLGDAAWGSLALLRLVVDRAVSTLPGPVPFSAAVADRAALFLLLLLPVGFAWRAKRFRAPSLLLLLLPLLPARDPYPLRLTILDVGQGSAAVAELPGGERILFDAGPRSPHHDAGQWTVLPFLRRRGAARLDLLAISHPDADHAGGAVAILDRTAPRFLLDCGLSANEPLPMLYDSTAEHSGTARMSARCGGRFVFGRGATLDVLFAPEGRLGEEEGSNASSVVLLLRYERFSALFPGDTTPAIERHLARAGLLDPVTVLVAPHHGAKGGCTTEFLRELRPAVAVISAGQGNRYGHPDPSVLVRLRAAGCQARRTDLEGAITIRTDGRRVFVQGTLPGSPEGRFSLGYRPRRDHAGLPLEKRSPIVLGSRPVAAFEDSGKPNDTDVPLEQEDRVPVGAPGRPIGGPPHAHEEGDRRRRPRSPVAFHRRRFLRRGERRDRRAGPRDLRGGRRRARDGRDPRQPHRGLPRTAVGSHRLHRRRRARLPQGAPRLLLAGAALGRRAPRND
- a CDS encoding arginine--tRNA ligase; this encodes MLRRRVEEAVREALRKRRPEADLSEVRVEAGRGKEHGDFAVNAAFVLAKQLRVPPRTIAGELAADLEGNPLFARVETAGPGFLNLTLHPSAYHELLAHILAENASYGRSRAERPSRLQIEFVSANPTGPLNVVSARAAAVGDTLARLFEATGTRVEREFYVNDHGTQVDRLVDSVLWHREGGKGTFPEEGYRGAYVETLARESERALDALFPINASGLRPEDAGEILTAVGAIERGEIDEAKKAAAAAGFPLPARVSPEAFRVLLRAWLVERVLRGQREGLAAFSVRFDRWYRESELHASDAVNRTLDILERAGDLYEKEGARWFRSSRYGDDEDRVVVRSTGQPTYFLADIAYHADKAARRYDHVIDILGPDHHGHVPRMQAAVQSLGKEMEWLEILIVQQVNLLRGGETVKMSKRAGEFVTLEDLLEEVGTDAARFFFVMLRPNSHLNFDLDLAKSRSLDNPVYYVQYAHARISSVFAHARAAGVDPERIDRAGFETLAHEAEIDLLRLLDAYPDTVAGAASTREPHRIPAYLRDLASRFHAYYHRAKIVGEREEVTGARLALARAVRIVIRNGLDLLGVSAPESM
- the rplC gene encoding 50S ribosomal protein L3 gives rise to the protein MPMALLGKKIGMTQRFEEGGRIVPVTIVEVAPCPIVQKKTVAKERYSALQIGFGTRRKKRTNRPLSGHLKKAGVEPTRLLREIRITEEEAAGLEAGGALTVEIFEKGDFVDVTGRTKGRGFAGVIRRHGFSGKNMTHGTHEYFRHGGSIGMCATPGRLFKGKKMPGHMGAARRTIQNLRVVEVMKEQNLLYIAGGIPGAKNGVVLIRKSVKKAAAKKS
- the fbp gene encoding class 1 fructose-bisphosphatase gives rise to the protein MTRRLTLTEFIIEEQRVHPGATGDFTGLLSDLALAAKLIAREVRSAGLGDILGAAGSTNVSGDEVKKLDLFAHETLVNVLERGGHLAVMASEEREGPIPIPEAYPAGKYVVLFDPLDGSSNIDANVGVGTIFSIFGRAGEGARGGIEDLLQPGNRLLASGYVIYGSSTVFVYTTGFGVHGFTLDPTIGEFILSHDAIETPEKGRILSANEGNLSLWPERARAYVSYLKEEDPEGGRPYRSRYVGSLVVDFHRNLLQGGIFLYPEDSRNLEGKLRLLYEAAPLAFIAEQAGGLASTGRERVLDVLPSVLHQRVPLAIGSAADVRLYERFVRGERP